Proteins from one Parasteatoda tepidariorum isolate YZ-2023 chromosome 4, CAS_Ptep_4.0, whole genome shotgun sequence genomic window:
- the LOC107442336 gene encoding uncharacterized protein isoform X1, which translates to MKYSMHRVVSHIWIEARMLFSDKMYGVWIVLIFYVLSVIARPEDLCGKFNEKIAAELDKCNQLAPDYVQKIISDCQLRVLPNEEVKEFTFLTAGCKDKSIFSQFRECLKENEKVLKFYDLIDTQGCYNEVSKKYGLAVS; encoded by the exons atgaaatattccaTGCATCGAGTCGTAAGCCACATATGGATCGAAG CAAGAATgcttttttctgacaaaatgtATGGAGTCTGGatcgttttaattttctatgttCTATCAGTCATCGCAAGACCAGAAGATTTATGCG gtaaatttaatgaaaaaatagcaGCCGAATTAGATAAATGCAACCAACTTGCACCAGATTAT gttcagaaaataattagtgACTGTCAATTAAGAGTGCTTCCAAATGAAGAAGTAAAAGAATTCACATTTCTAACTGCTGGATGCAAAGATAAATCTATTTTCAGTCAG tttagaGAGTGCCtgaaggaaaatgaaaaagttttaaaattc taTGATTTGATCGATACACAG ggtTGCTATAATGaagtatcaaaaaaatatggattagCTGTGTCTTAA
- the LOC107442336 gene encoding uncharacterized protein isoform X2, which produces MKYSMHRVVSHIWIEARMLFSDKMYGVWIVLIFYVLSVIARPEDLCGKFNEKIAAELDKCNQLAPDYVQKIISDCQLRVLPNEEVKEFTFLTAGCKDKSIFSQFFSGSSAICCYAGCTFVIDSIISLESA; this is translated from the exons atgaaatattccaTGCATCGAGTCGTAAGCCACATATGGATCGAAG CAAGAATgcttttttctgacaaaatgtATGGAGTCTGGatcgttttaattttctatgttCTATCAGTCATCGCAAGACCAGAAGATTTATGCG gtaaatttaatgaaaaaatagcaGCCGAATTAGATAAATGCAACCAACTTGCACCAGATTAT gttcagaaaataattagtgACTGTCAATTAAGAGTGCTTCCAAATGAAGAAGTAAAAGAATTCACATTTCTAACTGCTGGATGCAAAGATAAATCTATTTTCAGTCAG tttttttcagGCAGCAGCGCCATCTGTTGTTATGCTGGGTGTACATTTGTAATTGATTCAATAATCAG tttagaGAGTGCCtga
- the LOC107442336 gene encoding uncharacterized protein isoform X3 gives MLQARMLFSDKMYGVWIVLIFYVLSVIARPEDLCGKFNEKIAAELDKCNQLAPDYVQKIISDCQLRVLPNEEVKEFTFLTAGCKDKSIFSQFRECLKENEKVLKFYDLIDTQGCYNEVSKKYGLAVS, from the exons ATGCTGCAAG CAAGAATgcttttttctgacaaaatgtATGGAGTCTGGatcgttttaattttctatgttCTATCAGTCATCGCAAGACCAGAAGATTTATGCG gtaaatttaatgaaaaaatagcaGCCGAATTAGATAAATGCAACCAACTTGCACCAGATTAT gttcagaaaataattagtgACTGTCAATTAAGAGTGCTTCCAAATGAAGAAGTAAAAGAATTCACATTTCTAACTGCTGGATGCAAAGATAAATCTATTTTCAGTCAG tttagaGAGTGCCtgaaggaaaatgaaaaagttttaaaattc taTGATTTGATCGATACACAG ggtTGCTATAATGaagtatcaaaaaaatatggattagCTGTGTCTTAA
- the LOC107442336 gene encoding uncharacterized protein isoform X4 has translation MLFSDKMYGVWIVLIFYVLSVIARPEDLCGKFNEKIAAELDKCNQLAPDYVQKIISDCQLRVLPNEEVKEFTFLTAGCKDKSIFSQFRECLKENEKVLKFYDLIDTQGCYNEVSKKYGLAVS, from the exons ATgcttttttctgacaaaatgtATGGAGTCTGGatcgttttaattttctatgttCTATCAGTCATCGCAAGACCAGAAGATTTATGCG gtaaatttaatgaaaaaatagcaGCCGAATTAGATAAATGCAACCAACTTGCACCAGATTAT gttcagaaaataattagtgACTGTCAATTAAGAGTGCTTCCAAATGAAGAAGTAAAAGAATTCACATTTCTAACTGCTGGATGCAAAGATAAATCTATTTTCAGTCAG tttagaGAGTGCCtgaaggaaaatgaaaaagttttaaaattc taTGATTTGATCGATACACAG ggtTGCTATAATGaagtatcaaaaaaatatggattagCTGTGTCTTAA
- the LOC107442337 gene encoding uncharacterized protein — MNAIWIIFAFCVLSATAQTTQPQSGPEIICDKVTDEISAEFDKCNKLDPKHVQKLVSDCQLEQLPNEEVKAKPYFEAGCKDNSIFRKFAKCVEENSKDMKASDFEAGTKCYYAVADKYNLDWP; from the exons ATGAATGCCATCTGGATCATTTTCGCTTTTTGTGTCTTATCTGCTACTGCACAAACAACTCAACCTCAATCAGGGCCAGAAATAATATGcg aTAAAGTTACAGATGAAATAAGTGCTGAGTTCgacaaatgcaataaattagATCCAAAACAT gtTCAGAAATTGGTTAGCGATTGTCAATTGGAACAGCTGCCAAATGAAGAAGTGAAAGCAAAGCCGTATTTTGAAGCTGGttgcaaagataattccatttttagaaAG tttgcaaAGTGTGTTGAGGAAAACAGCAAGGATATGAAAGCT AGTGACTTTGAAGCTGGAACA aaatgctaTTATGCAGTAgcagataaatataatttagattgGCCATAA
- the LOC107442339 gene encoding uncharacterized protein: MNAIWIIFALCVLSATAQTSQPKPGPELICDKITDEISAEFDKCNKLDPKPVQKIVNDCQLELLPNEEVKTKPYFEAGCKDNSIFRKFEKCVKDNSKDMKDADFEAGTKCYYEVADKYNLDYP; encoded by the exons ATGAATGCCATCTGGATCATTTTCGCTCTTTGTGTCTTATCTGCTACTGCTCAAACAAGTCAACCTAAACCAGGGCCAGAATTAATATGCG ataaaattacagATGAAATAAGTGCTGAGTTCgacaaatgcaataaattagATCCAAAACCT GTTCAGAAAATAGTAAACGATTGTCAATTGGAACTGCTACCAAATGAAGAAGTGAAAACAAAGCCATATTTTGAAGCTGGttgcaaagataattccatttttagaaAG tttgaaaagTGCGTTAAGGACAACAGCAAGGATATGAAAGAT GCTGACTTCGAAGCTGGAACA aaatgctaTTATGAAGTAGCAGACAAATACAATTTAGATTATCCATAG